From Xylanivirga thermophila, one genomic window encodes:
- a CDS encoding extracellular solute-binding protein, with translation MPNDSKNNIMFRPEFDGACYFVHMNIPRSEGSNDYPYRGGMYIQKAIADQIGIDPKTVETQDDFYEMLKKIKEGGFKDINGNPVYPLGPRYWGGSLASTDQYVVANYKFGLSADFNVDENGKVKHEAETDYIFKQIDFFKKLLAEDLIHPEYFTIDSTRAEELSRNNSSAVIADIHNYIDLFKTNEYLPVGPLKNYKGEVVNLKKSKAGYAGWAIPSTTKNPEEVVKFCDYLATEEGKLLWMYGIEGKHYKMVDGKPIVEQSMLDLMEEDHKAAVDTGIFMDGAGSYWLTFIGSTDVDNVEDFGEMSYGENTDPHQYDFAKKLYEYKDIPIKYIDGFGAFAYLQDNPELEPQLKPLLEQQNYDDIRVKAIFAKSDEESRKIIENYREQLKKADIEKFEEFLEKKYKEDPESINFY, from the coding sequence TTGCCTAATGATAGTAAGAATAATATAATGTTCAGACCAGAATTTGATGGGGCTTGTTACTTTGTTCATATGAATATACCAAGAAGTGAAGGGTCTAATGATTACCCATATAGGGGTGGTATGTATATTCAAAAGGCTATTGCCGATCAGATCGGGATCGACCCTAAGACCGTTGAAACACAGGATGATTTTTATGAGATGCTAAAAAAAATAAAGGAAGGCGGTTTTAAAGATATAAATGGGAATCCTGTTTATCCATTAGGACCACGGTATTGGGGTGGTAGTCTTGCTTCTACTGATCAATATGTAGTAGCAAATTATAAATTTGGTCTTAGTGCCGATTTTAATGTGGATGAAAATGGTAAAGTAAAACATGAAGCGGAGACGGATTATATATTCAAACAAATTGATTTCTTTAAGAAACTATTAGCAGAGGATCTCATTCATCCAGAGTATTTTACTATTGATTCAACTAGGGCCGAAGAACTTAGCCGTAATAATTCATCGGCTGTAATCGCAGATATACACAACTACATTGATCTGTTTAAAACGAATGAATATCTACCTGTTGGCCCATTAAAGAACTATAAAGGTGAAGTAGTTAATTTGAAAAAATCAAAAGCGGGTTATGCTGGATGGGCTATTCCAAGTACCACTAAGAATCCTGAAGAGGTAGTTAAATTTTGTGATTATCTTGCTACTGAAGAAGGCAAACTGTTATGGATGTATGGTATAGAAGGTAAGCACTATAAGATGGTAGATGGTAAACCTATAGTAGAACAGTCAATGCTAGATCTCATGGAAGAGGATCATAAGGCTGCGGTAGATACGGGTATATTTATGGATGGTGCAGGTTCATATTGGCTTACATTTATAGGTTCTACCGATGTAGATAATGTAGAAGACTTTGGTGAGATGTCCTATGGTGAAAATACTGATCCACATCAATATGATTTTGCTAAAAAATTATATGAGTATAAAGATATACCGATAAAATATATTGATGGATTTGGAGCATTTGCATATTTGCAGGATAATCCTGAATTAGAGCCGCAACTTAAGCCCTTGCTAGAGCAACAAAATTATGATGACATTCGAGTAAAGGCGATATTTGCAAAATCTGATGAGGAAAGTAGAAAGATTATTGAAAATTATAGGGAACAATTAAAAAAAGCTGATATAGAGAAATTTGAAGAATTCTTAGAAAAAAAATATAAGGAAGATCCAGAGAGTATAAATTTCTATTAA
- a CDS encoding carbohydrate ABC transporter permease, which translates to MKKGVTNNKIQQRTPLEKFFHVLNVIILLGISLTIILPFLNIIALSFNGGRDAASGGVYFWPRAFTWNNYKEVFTDNRILNGYKITISRTIIGVILGVLCNSMAAFALKKKDLPGRTAFTFIIFFTMLFGGGVVPYYMLLKALNLRNSYWVYIIPNLYSAWNIIMIRTFFESISISLEESAKLDGCSDFRVFFQIIMPLSKPVIAVIALFTGVAHWNDWFTGAFYVNNKDLYPVQTILQEMLTNQQKLKNIISNSHYSANLAKNLVTGDSLKMATVMVSTVPIMCVYPFIQKYFTKGVMIGAVKG; encoded by the coding sequence ATGAAAAAAGGTGTAACTAATAATAAAATACAACAGAGAACGCCCTTGGAAAAGTTTTTCCATGTTTTGAATGTCATAATATTACTAGGCATATCACTTACTATAATACTTCCATTTTTAAACATAATAGCTCTTTCATTTAATGGTGGGCGTGATGCTGCTTCAGGTGGAGTATATTTTTGGCCTAGGGCATTTACTTGGAACAATTATAAAGAGGTATTTACCGACAATAGGATATTAAATGGTTACAAGATAACCATATCCAGAACCATAATAGGGGTTATACTAGGAGTTTTATGCAATTCAATGGCAGCCTTTGCTTTGAAGAAAAAGGATTTGCCGGGTAGGACTGCTTTTACATTTATAATATTTTTTACTATGTTATTTGGTGGTGGTGTAGTACCTTATTATATGCTTCTTAAAGCCTTGAATCTAAGAAATTCATATTGGGTATATATAATTCCAAACCTCTATAGTGCCTGGAATATCATAATGATACGTACATTCTTTGAATCTATAAGTATAAGCTTAGAAGAATCGGCCAAGCTTGACGGCTGCAGTGATTTTAGGGTATTCTTTCAAATAATAATGCCACTTAGTAAACCCGTTATTGCAGTAATTGCACTATTTACTGGTGTGGCTCATTGGAATGATTGGTTTACTGGTGCTTTTTATGTGAACAACAAAGATCTTTATCCTGTGCAGACTATATTGCAAGAGATGCTTACAAATCAGCAAAAGCTTAAAAATATAATTAGTAACTCCCACTACTCTGCTAATTTGGCAAAGAACCTAGTTACGGGAGATTCTCTCAAAATGGCTACTGTTATGGTGTCGACGGTACCCATAATGTGTGTATATCCTTTTATCCAAAAATATTTTACTAAGGGTGTAATGATAGGTGCCGTAAAGGGTTAA
- a CDS encoding metallophosphoesterase family protein produces MEDKLKCRPDGSFNILQFTDIHFVDGISKEDIKTCNVIKNVMQNEDPDLIVLTGDTVYGEKNKEMLEKVIRLMDSFDIPWTFVFGNHDTEWGSSKGELFEAVQKSKNCLFQKGEPDIWGMGNYYLNVHGSNGDKPVWNLFFFDSGCLNADNNVEGYDFIKRDQINWYIKESEDIKSHYGILPALAFFHIPLQEYLYVWYKGDCYGEKNEEVCCANQNSGLFSAMLEMENVKGVFVGHDHINDYYGDMFGIKLCYGRATGYNTYGDENFKKGARMIRLVQNKDSFDTWIRLEDGQKIIQNKKTNSHNLEII; encoded by the coding sequence ATGGAGGATAAATTAAAGTGTAGGCCAGATGGAAGTTTTAATATATTACAGTTTACAGATATACATTTTGTAGATGGTATAAGTAAGGAAGATATAAAGACCTGCAATGTTATAAAAAATGTAATGCAAAATGAAGATCCAGATCTTATTGTATTGACTGGCGATACAGTATATGGTGAAAAAAACAAGGAAATGCTTGAAAAAGTAATTAGACTTATGGACTCTTTTGATATTCCATGGACATTTGTATTTGGAAATCATGATACTGAATGGGGCAGTTCAAAGGGTGAATTATTTGAAGCAGTTCAGAAAAGTAAAAATTGCCTATTCCAAAAAGGTGAACCCGATATATGGGGTATGGGAAATTATTATCTAAATGTACATGGGTCAAATGGCGATAAACCTGTATGGAATCTTTTCTTTTTTGATTCGGGATGTTTAAATGCTGATAATAATGTAGAAGGATATGACTTTATAAAGAGGGATCAGATCAATTGGTATATAAAAGAATCTGAAGATATTAAATCTCATTATGGTATTTTACCTGCGCTGGCATTTTTCCACATACCTTTACAGGAGTATCTATATGTATGGTACAAAGGTGATTGTTATGGGGAGAAAAACGAAGAGGTATGCTGTGCAAATCAGAATTCTGGACTTTTTTCAGCCATGCTAGAGATGGAAAATGTAAAGGGTGTATTTGTAGGACATGACCACATAAATGACTATTATGGCGATATGTTTGGGATAAAGCTTTGCTATGGAAGGGCCACAGGCTACAATACCTATGGAGATGAGAACTTTAAAAAAGGTGCACGGATGATAAGATTAGTGCAAAATAAGGATTCATTTGATACATGGATAAGGTTAGAAGATGGACAGAAGATTATACAGAATAAGAAAACTAACAGTCATAATTTAGAAATTATATAA
- a CDS encoding MFS transporter, which translates to MDKRQKKIFMLCWCAYASAYLCRTNLSIAMPKMISDFGWDKTSGGLVGSVFFWAYAIGQLINGYIGDKVKSRPFIFIALAAASIINIMVGFLSSKALLITLWGINGFLLSMLWGPIVKILSRWFPPEKNNDVAVGISTSMIGGYLISWGLVGQIMNLTTWQWAFWIPGIIVLIFSFVWLIGMSDDTEKAQLSVLSKDDYKSNPMNTQENVQFSETMSLKDIIFGSKLWLIALACIAQGVIKDGITLWGPTFLGEIKTLNPQMVAAFSLFIPIMSLFGIFFAGWLNKKMQFQEKKAIILLLAGTAISCFALYFSLKMNIYISTLFLSIASALAYGANTLLLTIIPLNFAKYNKASAVAGFLDFCSYMGAALAGVLTGYIADNLGWGMVVVMWVILALVGAVGLFITGSRNNAEKHQKVV; encoded by the coding sequence ATGGACAAGAGACAAAAAAAGATTTTTATGTTGTGCTGGTGTGCGTATGCCAGCGCATATTTATGCAGGACTAATTTATCTATTGCAATGCCTAAGATGATTAGTGATTTTGGATGGGATAAGACAAGCGGCGGTCTTGTAGGCAGCGTGTTTTTTTGGGCCTATGCAATAGGCCAACTTATAAATGGATATATAGGTGACAAGGTAAAGAGTCGTCCATTTATATTTATAGCCTTGGCTGCTGCTTCTATAATAAATATAATGGTAGGTTTTTTATCTAGTAAGGCACTTCTTATAACGCTATGGGGTATAAACGGATTCTTGTTATCTATGTTATGGGGGCCTATAGTAAAAATCCTGTCCCGCTGGTTTCCACCAGAGAAGAATAATGATGTAGCGGTAGGCATATCTACTTCTATGATTGGTGGATATCTCATATCATGGGGACTTGTAGGACAGATAATGAATCTTACTACCTGGCAATGGGCATTTTGGATACCGGGTATTATAGTGCTCATATTTTCATTTGTATGGCTGATCGGGATGTCAGATGATACAGAAAAAGCACAGTTATCTGTTTTGAGTAAAGATGATTATAAAAGTAATCCAATGAATACACAAGAGAATGTACAATTTAGCGAGACTATGTCTTTAAAAGACATAATATTTGGATCTAAGTTATGGCTTATAGCCCTTGCCTGTATTGCCCAAGGGGTTATAAAGGATGGCATAACCCTATGGGGACCTACTTTTTTGGGAGAGATAAAGACCTTAAATCCTCAGATGGTGGCTGCTTTTTCTTTATTTATACCTATTATGAGCCTATTTGGTATATTCTTTGCAGGATGGCTAAATAAAAAAATGCAGTTTCAAGAAAAAAAGGCCATAATATTGCTACTTGCAGGGACGGCTATAAGCTGTTTTGCTCTTTATTTTTCTTTAAAAATGAACATATATATATCTACGTTATTTTTAAGCATAGCGTCGGCTCTGGCATATGGGGCGAACACACTTCTTTTGACAATAATACCACTCAATTTTGCAAAATATAATAAGGCTTCAGCTGTGGCAGGTTTTTTGGATTTTTGTTCTTATATGGGGGCTGCCTTGGCGGGGGTGCTTACAGGTTATATAGCTGACAATCTTGGATGGGGTATGGTTGTAGTTATGTGGGTGATACTAGCGCTAGTTGGTGCTGTTGGTTTATTCATAACAGGGTCTAGAAACAATGCTGAGAAACATCAGAAAGTGGTATAA
- a CDS encoding PHP domain-containing protein — translation MAKSDNGFKVYPKIVPADKETVIHIVPLYDHSRFYDDVEYRAVCYPVDYSTKVYDKSQRPFVQHIKSKDGSFCIRQYFEGEQEHIIYIYAGEEIIHTFNVYSLYEDLYKLRPYKGDIHMHSYRSDGRECPAYVAASCRKVGLDFMAVTDHEKYYPSIEAQEAFEGLDIDLKIFRGEEIHPPNNWVHMVNFGGKFSINEMFTTHKEQYQKEVAEIEKDIESYVSQAFERHFLASCMWCFDRIREAGGLGVFCHPYWRNRTGYDTSTLLTKYMLDKQPFDTLEVISGFTYEELESNSLQVEFYHEQQAKGKRIPIVGVTDAHGCDTGELFGWYYTIVFSSDDTLEGLISSIKGLRSVAVEAVPGEHEHVYGSFRLVKYAHFLIREVFPLHDELCYDEGNMMLRYITGDQGAKDLLSWVKGQTDTFYNYIFYEDI, via the coding sequence ATGGCAAAATCGGATAATGGGTTTAAAGTTTATCCTAAGATAGTACCTGCTGACAAAGAAACGGTCATACATATAGTTCCATTATATGATCATTCTAGGTTTTATGATGATGTAGAGTATAGGGCAGTTTGCTATCCAGTTGATTATTCTACAAAGGTATATGATAAATCTCAAAGACCCTTTGTGCAGCATATAAAGTCTAAAGATGGTTCATTCTGTATAAGGCAGTATTTTGAAGGCGAGCAGGAACATATTATATACATATATGCAGGAGAAGAGATTATACACACGTTTAATGTCTATTCCTTATATGAAGATCTCTATAAACTCAGACCCTACAAAGGAGATATTCATATGCACAGCTATCGTTCCGATGGACGGGAATGTCCTGCTTACGTAGCTGCCAGTTGTAGAAAAGTAGGGCTAGATTTTATGGCTGTTACCGATCATGAAAAATATTATCCTTCTATAGAAGCCCAGGAGGCCTTTGAAGGGTTGGATATAGATCTTAAAATTTTTAGGGGAGAGGAAATTCATCCACCGAACAACTGGGTACATATGGTAAACTTTGGCGGCAAGTTTAGTATAAATGAGATGTTCACTACACATAAGGAGCAGTACCAAAAAGAAGTGGCAGAGATAGAGAAGGATATAGAATCATATGTGTCTCAGGCATTTGAACGACATTTCCTGGCTTCTTGTATGTGGTGTTTTGATAGGATAAGGGAGGCGGGAGGACTGGGGGTTTTTTGTCATCCCTATTGGAGAAATAGAACTGGCTATGATACATCTACCCTTCTTACAAAATATATGCTAGATAAGCAGCCGTTTGATACATTAGAGGTTATAAGTGGGTTTACCTATGAGGAATTGGAATCCAACAGTTTGCAGGTAGAGTTTTATCATGAGCAACAGGCTAAAGGCAAACGTATACCCATAGTAGGGGTTACCGATGCTCATGGTTGTGATACTGGAGAACTGTTTGGATGGTATTATACGATTGTATTTTCTTCTGATGATACTTTGGAAGGTCTTATATCAAGTATAAAGGGGCTTCGAAGTGTAGCTGTAGAAGCGGTACCCGGTGAACATGAGCATGTATATGGTTCATTTAGGCTAGTAAAATACGCCCACTTTTTGATACGAGAGGTATTTCCTCTTCATGATGAATTGTGCTACGATGAGGGTAACATGATGCTTAGATATATTACAGGGGATCAAGGTGCAAAAGATTTATTATCTTGGGTAAAAGGGCAAACAGATACATTTTATAATTATATATTTTATGAGGATATATAG
- a CDS encoding CehA/McbA family metallohydrolase, giving the protein MNDKWIACELHTHTIHSDGQLTLTELAKKAKVFGLRCIALTDHNTISGHSEIQKAQEISGIDIVHGLEWTTFYGHMVAMGITEYVDWRDKGPGDIHKGIEEVHGKGGLVGIAHPYRFGSPMCTGCHWQFDIQDWEDVDYIEVWSEYFPPIDPVNKRAFKLWTDLLNAGYKITAVSGRDWHGDDGGKVAVTYLYNSYSSHDFFDNRVVDALSHHRASVTMGPFLDIKAGMAGSSFMIGDTISIYNDTLSIYIDMDFSVRQGKWALDKRPITITLNSNMGVLYSYSFDKTEQCMKIEAHIATKGVKWVRGELYGSMYDMHTMLAFTNPLFFDLKSN; this is encoded by the coding sequence ATGAATGATAAATGGATAGCATGTGAGCTACATACCCATACCATACATAGTGATGGCCAGCTTACTTTGACGGAGTTGGCTAAAAAGGCGAAGGTATTCGGGCTTCGTTGCATAGCATTGACCGATCACAACACCATATCTGGCCATAGTGAGATACAAAAGGCTCAGGAAATTTCAGGTATAGATATAGTACATGGTCTTGAGTGGACTACCTTTTATGGTCATATGGTAGCTATGGGAATTACTGAATATGTAGACTGGAGGGATAAGGGGCCAGGAGATATACATAAGGGTATAGAGGAAGTGCATGGAAAAGGTGGTTTGGTGGGAATAGCGCATCCATACAGGTTTGGAAGTCCTATGTGTACAGGATGTCATTGGCAGTTTGATATACAAGATTGGGAAGATGTGGATTATATTGAAGTATGGTCTGAATATTTTCCACCTATAGATCCGGTAAATAAGCGGGCATTTAAATTATGGACTGATCTTTTGAATGCAGGATATAAAATTACAGCAGTAAGCGGTAGGGATTGGCATGGGGATGATGGAGGAAAAGTAGCTGTAACCTATTTATATAATTCATATAGCTCACATGATTTCTTTGATAACAGAGTAGTAGATGCTCTATCTCATCATAGGGCGAGTGTAACCATGGGTCCATTTCTAGACATTAAAGCCGGTATGGCTGGATCTTCTTTTATGATTGGTGACACTATATCCATATATAATGATACATTATCCATATATATAGATATGGACTTTAGTGTCCGTCAAGGTAAATGGGCACTGGATAAGCGCCCGATTACTATAACTTTAAATAGTAATATGGGAGTATTATATAGCTATAGTTTTGATAAAACCGAGCAATGTATGAAGATTGAAGCCCATATTGCCACCAAGGGTGTAAAGTGGGTAAGGGGAGAGTTGTATGGTAGCATGTATGATATGCATACCATGTTAGCTTTTACTAATCCACTGTTTTTTGACCTTAAGAGTAATTAG